The proteins below are encoded in one region of Winogradskyella helgolandensis:
- a CDS encoding M3 family metallopeptidase has product MISKSFKATLICSIVLFSSCKEDTKIPEKTMSDNVLIQEWTGPYDGVPAFDKISVEAIKPAVEEAMTLNLAEIEDIANNTEPATFENTIVAMERSGKALSRVFTYYGIMGSNVSTPEFRAIQAELAPKLSDFRSQISQNEKLFQRIKTVYEASQKTPLEAQAQRVVDLTYKQFEMNGANLNAEKKKRYAEINKELSSLYTDFANNILHDEENYITYLNEDQLGGLGDGFIKSAAKIATDKGKDGKYAITNTRSSMDPFLTYSTERELRKQVWKNYYSRGDNGDEFDNNKIIAKILRLRKERVGLMGYDNYAEWRLQDRMAKTPENAMDLMMAVWPAATARVKEEVADMQTVANELGDNITIEPWDYRYYAEKVRKKKYDLDSEEVKQYLQLDKLTEAMFYTAGELFNYKFTPVPEGSVPVFHDDVKVWEVTDKDSGKHIGLWYLDPFARQGKRSGAWATTYRSSDSFEGEKNVLASNNSNFVKPAPGEAVLVSWDDATTFFHEFGHALHFFSADVKYPTLNGGVRDYTEFQSQLLERWLSTDKVINQFLVHYKTGEPIPASLVEKIKKASTFNQGFGTTEYLASALIDMKLHLADPTDIDIDKFERETLDELGMPKELPMRHRTPQFGHVFSGEGYATAYYGYMWADVLTSDASEAFKEAEGGFYDKTVADKLVKYLFAPRNAMDPAEAYRKFRGRDAKIEALMRDRGFPVPMD; this is encoded by the coding sequence ATGATTTCTAAATCTTTTAAAGCGACATTAATTTGTAGTATCGTACTTTTTTCAAGCTGTAAAGAAGACACCAAAATTCCCGAAAAAACCATGAGTGATAATGTATTAATACAAGAATGGACAGGACCTTACGACGGAGTTCCTGCTTTTGATAAAATTTCTGTAGAAGCCATAAAACCCGCTGTAGAAGAAGCCATGACGCTCAATCTTGCAGAAATCGAAGATATTGCTAATAACACAGAACCTGCAACATTTGAAAACACCATAGTTGCCATGGAACGTTCAGGTAAAGCACTAAGTCGTGTGTTTACGTATTATGGAATTATGGGGAGCAATGTGTCTACACCAGAATTTAGAGCTATACAAGCAGAATTGGCTCCAAAGCTTTCTGACTTCAGATCACAAATTTCACAAAACGAAAAATTATTTCAACGTATAAAAACCGTTTATGAAGCGTCTCAAAAAACACCTTTGGAAGCCCAAGCTCAACGTGTGGTAGATTTAACCTACAAGCAGTTTGAAATGAATGGCGCCAACCTCAATGCCGAAAAGAAAAAACGCTATGCCGAAATCAACAAAGAATTATCATCGCTTTATACCGATTTCGCCAATAACATATTACACGATGAAGAAAACTATATCACTTATTTAAACGAAGATCAATTAGGCGGATTGGGAGATGGTTTTATAAAATCTGCAGCAAAAATCGCTACAGATAAAGGTAAAGACGGAAAATATGCTATTACCAATACACGCTCATCAATGGACCCGTTCCTTACCTACTCTACAGAACGTGAATTGCGCAAGCAAGTTTGGAAAAACTACTACTCTAGAGGAGATAATGGTGATGAATTTGATAACAACAAGATCATCGCTAAAATTTTAAGGCTACGTAAAGAACGCGTTGGCTTAATGGGGTATGATAATTATGCCGAATGGAGATTACAAGATCGTATGGCAAAAACGCCAGAAAATGCCATGGATTTAATGATGGCTGTTTGGCCTGCTGCAACCGCAAGAGTTAAAGAAGAGGTTGCAGACATGCAAACGGTTGCGAATGAACTAGGCGACAATATTACTATTGAACCTTGGGATTACAGATACTACGCAGAAAAAGTGAGAAAAAAGAAATATGATTTAGATAGCGAAGAAGTCAAACAATATCTTCAATTGGACAAACTAACTGAAGCCATGTTCTATACGGCTGGCGAATTGTTTAATTATAAATTCACTCCAGTACCAGAAGGTTCAGTTCCGGTGTTTCATGACGATGTAAAAGTATGGGAAGTGACCGATAAAGATTCAGGAAAACATATTGGCTTATGGTATTTAGATCCGTTTGCTCGCCAAGGAAAACGATCTGGCGCATGGGCAACAACTTATAGAAGTTCTGATTCTTTTGAAGGAGAAAAAAATGTTTTAGCGTCTAATAATTCTAACTTTGTAAAGCCAGCTCCAGGAGAAGCGGTGTTAGTATCATGGGATGATGCTACCACGTTTTTTCATGAGTTTGGGCATGCGCTTCACTTCTTCTCTGCAGATGTAAAATATCCAACGTTAAATGGAGGCGTTAGAGATTATACTGAATTTCAGTCGCAGTTATTAGAACGCTGGTTATCTACCGATAAAGTGATTAACCAATTTTTGGTTCACTATAAAACGGGAGAACCTATTCCTGCTAGCTTAGTTGAAAAAATAAAGAAAGCCTCTACATTTAACCAAGGCTTCGGAACAACAGAATATTTAGCTTCGGCATTAATTGATATGAAATTGCATTTAGCAGATCCAACGGATATTGACATTGATAAATTTGAACGCGAAACTTTAGACGAATTAGGTATGCCAAAAGAATTACCAATGCGTCACAGAACACCACAATTTGGACATGTGTTTTCTGGCGAAGGTTATGCAACCGCTTATTATGGTTATATGTGGGCAGATGTGCTGACGAGTGACGCGTCTGAAGCTTTCAAAGAAGCTGAAGGTGGTTTTTATGATAAAACAGTTGCAGATAAATTAGTAAAGTATTTGTTTGCTCCTCGCAACGCTATGGATCCAGCCGAAGCGTATCGTAAATTTAGAGGCCGCGATGCTAAAATTGAAGCGTTAATGAGAGACCGTGGGTTTCCTGTGCCAATGGATTAA
- a CDS encoding DUF4240 domain-containing protein, with product MTVKEGDIFISKLERNFFGAFRILKTNGKTSFTEHLECILVGITQYIRLEKPKLNDRNLTEILIENRFFCNNKLAIGIRLLKGIDNFEYLGNIPLKKHEQNFKIEIGDGTNGGYPYYGAFEKNFGQNAFFEWRWKNEKEEFQQEVDIAKIASEKRAEEYRKRNMKPKKMMDEKSFWEVIDKIDWLKNDDEERMLPAIKFLAHKKVTEIKQFQENLSYKLYLLDNEKNAKNIGENSYGKEYFSADYFLYVRCCVIANGKSMFECVLLDSKKMPKDLDFEPLLYLATSAYEQKMKKDFEYESGCDYETYSNINGWQ from the coding sequence ATGACAGTAAAAGAAGGAGACATATTTATTTCTAAACTCGAAAGAAATTTTTTTGGAGCATTCAGAATATTAAAAACGAATGGAAAAACGAGTTTCACAGAACATTTAGAATGTATCTTAGTTGGAATTACACAATATATCAGATTAGAAAAACCAAAATTAAACGACAGAAACCTTACAGAAATTTTGATTGAGAACCGTTTCTTCTGTAACAACAAATTGGCGATTGGAATAAGATTATTAAAAGGAATAGATAACTTTGAATATTTGGGTAACATTCCTTTAAAGAAACATGAACAAAATTTCAAAATCGAAATTGGTGACGGCACAAATGGTGGCTATCCCTATTATGGAGCTTTCGAGAAAAACTTTGGACAAAATGCTTTTTTTGAATGGCGATGGAAAAATGAAAAAGAAGAATTTCAACAAGAAGTAGATATAGCTAAAATTGCATCGGAAAAAAGAGCTGAAGAATACCGAAAGAGAAATATGAAACCTAAAAAAATGATGGACGAAAAATCATTTTGGGAGGTTATTGATAAAATCGATTGGTTAAAAAATGATGATGAAGAAAGAATGTTGCCAGCGATTAAGTTTTTAGCTCACAAAAAAGTGACTGAAATAAAACAGTTTCAAGAGAATTTAAGCTACAAACTCTATTTGTTGGACAATGAGAAAAACGCAAAGAATATTGGAGAAAACTCATATGGGAAAGAATATTTTTCTGCTGATTATTTTCTATATGTAAGATGTTGTGTAATTGCCAATGGCAAAAGTATGTTTGAATGTGTGCTATTGGATTCTAAAAAAATGCCAAAAGACTTGGATTTTGAACCACTACTCTATCTTGCAACTTCTGCTTATGAACAGAAAATGAAAAAGGACTTTGAATACGAATCAGGTTGCGATTATGAAACATATTCAAATATTAATGGATGGCAATAA
- a CDS encoding peroxiredoxin family protein, whose amino-acid sequence MRLIITCLLTLLIFSCNNKINNKTLEVGTYRALLTVKDNEVLPFIFEVKSPHSLNIYNAEEVIAVDEIEYKNDSVYIKTPVFEGYLVAKISNEESLHGYYVKESLDRVVPFRAEGHLNNRFEVQSKSTKDVSGVWETVFSKGIANEEYSAKGIFKQEGDKVTGTFRTTTGDYRYLEGVMDGNEMKLSTFDGAHAFLFTATVTDSTMKGHFYSGNHWKEPFVAKRNETYELAGANDLTFLKDGYDSIEFTFPNSSDQLVSLKDDRFKDKVVIVQIMGTWCPNCLDESKYYSEYYKENKSKGIEIVALAFEYAKTKEKAFNSIDRLQSNIGIDYPILLAQYGSSDKAKAQEKLPMLNHVLSYPTSIFIDKTGKVRKIHTGFNGPATGDKYIEFKTEFEEFVGGLLKE is encoded by the coding sequence ATGCGTCTTATAATTACTTGCCTTTTAACCTTATTAATTTTCTCATGTAATAATAAAATTAATAATAAAACCCTGGAAGTAGGCACTTATAGAGCATTGTTAACAGTGAAAGACAATGAAGTGCTTCCATTTATTTTTGAAGTCAAATCTCCTCATAGTTTAAATATTTATAATGCAGAAGAAGTTATTGCAGTTGATGAAATCGAATATAAAAATGATTCCGTTTATATAAAAACGCCAGTTTTTGAAGGTTATTTAGTGGCTAAAATTAGCAACGAAGAAAGTTTGCATGGTTATTATGTGAAAGAAAGTCTGGATAGAGTAGTGCCTTTTAGAGCAGAAGGACATTTAAATAATAGATTTGAGGTTCAATCGAAATCAACCAAAGATGTTTCTGGAGTTTGGGAAACCGTTTTTAGTAAGGGCATCGCCAATGAAGAATACAGTGCTAAAGGTATTTTTAAACAAGAAGGAGATAAGGTTACAGGAACGTTTAGAACTACAACTGGAGATTATCGTTATTTAGAAGGGGTGATGGATGGAAACGAAATGAAACTTTCTACTTTTGATGGTGCACATGCCTTTTTATTTACAGCAACCGTTACAGATTCTACAATGAAGGGCCATTTTTATTCTGGCAACCATTGGAAAGAGCCTTTTGTAGCTAAAAGAAACGAGACTTATGAATTAGCTGGTGCCAATGATCTTACTTTTCTAAAAGACGGTTATGATAGTATTGAATTTACATTTCCTAATAGCTCTGACCAATTAGTGTCTTTAAAAGACGACCGATTTAAAGATAAAGTAGTCATTGTACAAATAATGGGCACTTGGTGTCCAAATTGTTTGGACGAAAGCAAGTATTACTCCGAATACTATAAAGAGAATAAATCTAAAGGGATTGAAATCGTCGCACTAGCGTTTGAATATGCTAAAACAAAAGAAAAAGCTTTTAACAGTATAGACCGCTTACAATCTAACATTGGTATCGATTATCCTATTCTTTTGGCGCAATATGGAAGTTCTGACAAAGCTAAAGCGCAAGAAAAGTTACCAATGTTAAACCATGTGTTATCGTATCCGACCTCTATTTTTATCGATAAAACAGGTAAAGTACGTAAGATTCATACCGGGTTTAATGGACCTGCTACTGGTGATAAGTATATTGAGTTTAAAACCGAATTTGAGGAGTTTGTTGGTGGTTTGCTAAAGGAGTAA
- the pheT gene encoding phenylalanine--tRNA ligase subunit beta: MKISYNWLKQFIKTDWDAEKTGELLTDLGLEIEGIDTYESVKGGLKGIVVGEVLTCVQHPNADRLKVTTVNIGADAPIQIVCGAPNVAAGQKVPVATIGTTLYTPEGEAWTIKKGKIRGEESHGMICAEDELGLGESHDGIMVLDADLKVGTLAADLFKVENDEVFEIGLTPNRADAMSHYGVARDLKAGLLQKEISLELITPSVSSYHVDARAYKVDVDVQDYEKAPRYCGVTISGIKVETSPAWLQNRLKSIGLSPINNIVDITNYVLHELGQPLHAFDGDRITGNKIEVKTCEAGTKFTTLDGVERELHEEDLMICDAKKPMCIAGVFGGIDSGVSEHTSRIFLESAYFNPVSVRKTAKRHGLNTDASFRFERGIDPNLTEYALKRAALLILEVAGGEITSDIVDTYPKKIKDFEVRLSFDNAKKLIGETIPEETIKSILSSLEIKVNNVTEAGLGLTVPAYRNDVQREADIIEEILRVYGYNNIATTTKLNASISNSSRFEDYKLQNIIGNQLASQGFFEIMANSLTTPKYVELSNDLNADHNVKMLNPLSSDLEVMRQSLLFSGLEAVAHNINRKRNDLKLFEYGKTYHQFNESREEFKHLSLFVTGNKTEERWNSAANPSDFFYLKGTIEVILQRLGLTRLKSSPNTSDVFSEGMSFSVGKKKIVDFGLVKKSVLKHFGISQNVLFADFNWDNVLEMAKHNKIKFNAISKYPSIRRDFALLLDNKVTFEDIDTIAKQTERQLLKNVSLFDVYEGKNLPAGKKSYAVSFIFQDENKTLNDKQIDKIMSKLQANFENKLAAELR; the protein is encoded by the coding sequence ATGAAGATTTCATACAACTGGCTTAAACAGTTTATAAAAACCGATTGGGACGCTGAAAAAACTGGCGAATTACTTACTGATCTTGGTTTAGAAATAGAAGGTATTGACACTTACGAGTCTGTAAAAGGCGGCTTAAAAGGTATTGTTGTTGGCGAAGTTTTAACGTGCGTACAGCATCCAAATGCAGACCGCTTAAAAGTAACCACTGTTAATATTGGTGCAGATGCTCCGATACAGATTGTTTGTGGTGCTCCTAATGTTGCAGCCGGACAAAAAGTACCTGTAGCAACGATTGGTACAACATTATACACTCCAGAGGGTGAAGCTTGGACTATAAAAAAAGGTAAGATTAGAGGAGAAGAAAGTCATGGTATGATTTGTGCCGAAGACGAATTAGGTCTTGGAGAATCTCATGATGGTATTATGGTTTTAGATGCGGATCTAAAAGTAGGTACACTTGCTGCTGACCTTTTTAAGGTGGAAAACGACGAGGTATTCGAAATAGGTTTAACTCCAAACCGAGCTGATGCGATGAGCCATTATGGTGTAGCGCGCGATTTAAAAGCCGGTTTGTTACAAAAGGAAATTTCCTTAGAACTTATTACACCTTCCGTGAGTTCTTATCATGTAGATGCCAGAGCTTATAAGGTAGATGTTGACGTACAAGATTACGAAAAAGCTCCACGTTATTGTGGTGTTACGATTTCGGGTATTAAAGTGGAAACATCTCCTGCTTGGTTACAAAATCGTCTAAAATCTATTGGCTTATCTCCTATTAATAATATTGTAGATATCACTAATTACGTGTTACACGAATTAGGACAACCATTACATGCTTTTGATGGTGACAGAATTACAGGAAATAAAATTGAAGTTAAAACTTGCGAAGCTGGTACTAAATTCACAACGTTAGATGGTGTAGAACGTGAGTTGCACGAGGAAGATTTAATGATATGTGATGCTAAGAAACCGATGTGTATTGCTGGTGTTTTTGGCGGCATTGATTCTGGTGTTTCAGAACATACCTCTCGTATTTTCTTAGAAAGTGCCTATTTTAATCCTGTTAGTGTTCGTAAAACAGCAAAACGTCATGGTTTAAATACAGATGCCTCGTTTAGATTTGAGCGTGGTATTGACCCCAATCTTACTGAGTATGCGTTAAAACGTGCAGCACTTTTAATCTTAGAAGTTGCTGGAGGTGAAATTACAAGTGATATTGTTGATACCTACCCGAAGAAAATAAAAGACTTTGAAGTAAGGTTGAGTTTTGACAATGCTAAGAAATTAATTGGTGAGACGATTCCTGAAGAAACTATAAAAAGTATCTTAAGCTCTTTAGAGATAAAAGTTAATAATGTCACAGAAGCTGGTTTAGGATTAACGGTTCCGGCTTATAGAAATGATGTTCAGCGTGAAGCTGATATCATCGAAGAAATCCTTAGAGTTTATGGCTATAACAATATAGCGACGACAACGAAATTGAACGCGTCTATTTCAAATTCGTCGCGCTTTGAAGATTATAAACTACAAAATATCATAGGAAATCAATTAGCATCTCAAGGCTTTTTTGAAATAATGGCCAATTCCTTAACCACACCAAAATATGTGGAGCTAAGCAATGACTTAAATGCAGATCATAATGTAAAAATGCTAAATCCTCTTAGTAGTGATTTAGAAGTGATGCGACAGTCGTTATTATTTTCAGGATTGGAAGCTGTAGCTCATAATATTAACCGAAAACGCAACGATTTAAAATTGTTTGAATATGGTAAAACCTATCATCAATTTAATGAATCTCGTGAAGAATTTAAACACTTATCGCTTTTTGTAACAGGAAACAAAACAGAAGAACGTTGGAATTCTGCTGCAAACCCAAGTGATTTCTTTTATTTAAAAGGAACCATTGAAGTGATCTTGCAACGTTTAGGTTTAACACGTTTAAAATCTTCACCAAATACGTCTGATGTTTTTAGTGAAGGCATGAGTTTTTCTGTTGGAAAGAAAAAAATTGTTGACTTTGGACTGGTTAAAAAATCAGTATTAAAACACTTTGGAATTTCTCAAAATGTATTATTCGCCGATTTCAATTGGGATAATGTTTTAGAAATGGCAAAACACAACAAAATTAAGTTTAACGCAATTTCTAAATACCCATCAATAAGACGCGACTTTGCATTGTTATTAGACAACAAAGTTACCTTTGAAGATATTGATACTATTGCAAAACAAACCGAAAGGCAATTGCTTAAAAACGTGAGTTTGTTTGATGTTTATGAAGGCAAAAATTTACCTGCTGGCAAAAAGAGTTATGCAGTGAGTTTTATATTTCAAGACGAAAACAAAACACTTAACGATAAGCAAATTGATAAAATTATGTCAAAGCTACAAGCTAATTTTGAAAATAAGCTTGCTGCTGAGTTACGTTAA
- the tpx gene encoding thiol peroxidase, which produces MANITLGGNPIETTGNLPSVGSKAPNFNLTATDLSTKSNTDYVGSRLVLNIFPSIDTGTCAQSVRTFNEKASALDNTKVLCISKDLPFALARFCGAEGLENVESLSDFKTGDFGSDYGLTFKTGPLETLLSRCIVVLDTDGTVLHTEQVAEIKDEPNYESALASLA; this is translated from the coding sequence ATGGCAAACATAACATTAGGAGGAAATCCTATAGAAACAACTGGAAACTTACCATCTGTTGGTAGTAAAGCTCCAAACTTTAATCTTACAGCAACCGATTTATCAACAAAATCTAACACGGATTATGTTGGCAGTAGATTAGTATTAAACATTTTCCCGAGTATTGACACAGGAACTTGCGCACAATCGGTTAGAACATTCAACGAAAAAGCAAGTGCATTAGACAACACAAAAGTGTTATGTATTTCAAAAGATTTACCTTTTGCTTTAGCACGTTTTTGTGGAGCTGAAGGTTTAGAGAATGTAGAAAGTCTTTCAGATTTTAAAACTGGTGATTTCGGAAGCGATTACGGATTAACATTTAAAACAGGCCCTTTAGAAACTTTATTATCAAGATGTATTGTTGTTCTTGATACTGATGGTACTGTTTTACATACAGAACAAGTTGCAGAGATTAAAGACGAACCAAATTACGAAAGCGCTTTAGCTAGTTTAGCATAA
- a CDS encoding diacylglycerol kinase yields MQEKEPFIINRIKSVGFAFKGMLILIRTEASIKVQLCIALVVIIAGFYFDISNTEWIAQIAMIGLVLSIEGINTAVEAIADFIHPDYHEKIGLIKDVAAGAVFIASIAAVTIACIIYIPKF; encoded by the coding sequence ATGCAAGAAAAAGAACCTTTTATAATTAATAGAATAAAAAGTGTAGGCTTTGCTTTTAAAGGTATGCTTATTCTAATTAGAACAGAAGCCAGTATTAAAGTCCAATTGTGTATTGCATTGGTTGTAATAATTGCTGGCTTCTATTTTGATATTTCTAATACCGAATGGATTGCTCAAATTGCAATGATTGGTTTAGTCTTAAGCATAGAAGGTATTAATACCGCTGTTGAAGCCATAGCCGATTTTATCCACCCAGATTATCATGAAAAAATAGGATTAATTAAAGATGTCGCTGCTGGTGCTGTTTTTATTGCTTCCATTGCTGCAGTTACTATTGCCTGTATTATTTATATCCCTAAGTTTTAG
- a CDS encoding M15 family metallopeptidase, translating into MNLSIALFSLLMSLLTFNWNDEKISTVEIIKNETDSIKPIEELNLTKAFVLGKFNYKTDSTFIKVNVQHAAKTVYLKKVVYAAFLEMHKAAQKDDIQLVILSGTRNFDEQKAIWERKWMTYSNLEPLQRARKILEYSSMPSSSRHHWGTDLDLNSLSNSYFSSEKGKAIYDWLILNANDFGFYQVYTTKEKGRTGYNLEKWHWSYLPLANQYLEFYNSNITIDDINGFKGFEIAKELHIIEDYVNGISQQVKEYN; encoded by the coding sequence ATGAATCTTTCAATTGCCCTATTTTCTTTACTTATGAGTCTTTTGACTTTCAATTGGAATGATGAAAAAATCTCTACAGTTGAAATTATAAAAAATGAAACAGATTCTATAAAACCAATAGAAGAGCTGAACTTAACAAAGGCATTTGTATTGGGTAAGTTTAATTATAAAACAGATTCCACATTTATTAAAGTTAATGTACAACATGCAGCAAAAACCGTATACCTTAAAAAAGTCGTTTATGCCGCTTTTTTAGAAATGCATAAAGCCGCTCAAAAAGATGATATACAATTAGTTATTTTATCTGGCACAAGGAATTTTGATGAACAAAAAGCAATTTGGGAACGTAAATGGATGACTTATTCTAATCTTGAACCGTTACAACGTGCGCGCAAAATTTTAGAATATAGTTCTATGCCAAGTTCATCACGCCATCATTGGGGAACAGATTTAGACCTAAATAGTTTAAGTAATTCGTATTTTAGCAGTGAAAAGGGAAAAGCTATTTATGATTGGCTAATTTTGAATGCTAATGATTTTGGATTTTACCAAGTTTATACCACCAAAGAAAAAGGTAGAACAGGTTATAATCTCGAAAAATGGCATTGGTCCTATTTACCATTAGCAAATCAGTACTTAGAATTTTATAATTCTAATATTACAATTGACGACATTAATGGTTTTAAAGGTTTTGAAATAGCAAAAGAATTACATATTATAGAAGATTATGTCAATGGCATTTCTCAACAAGTAAAAGAATACAATTAA
- a CDS encoding FtsK/SpoIIIE family DNA translocase, with the protein MAKKTTKKKTTTKATSKAKTKTTFKKPSLKLSNQQKLIFGSFLIIIGVLLFISFLSFVFTGKEDQSVLQNFPERSTEYKNWASQLGAWVSEFFITKGFGLPSFIFAGLFFLSGVYVTLNLTKAKLRKHWIWGTLIVVWLSILFGFFTHKYDFLGGVIGFEMNQFIQDYIGKIGTILLLVFGLITYLAIRFKVTGESIVNSFKRAKSSIKDDLQSDKTTTEPTPIFDNSLTEEAEAIKSVLDIPVKKAEPTINKHSKPEPEVKKDSKVEGLTMEVTEKPKEETIEVPELKIEVETVEEEKSESDNLADKLVEDFGQFDPTLELGKYQFPTLDLLKKYDNEGISIDQDELEENKNRIVETLNNYKIGIASIKATIGPTVTLYEIVPDAGIRISKIKNLEDDIALSLSALGIRIIAPIPGKGTIGIEVPNKNSTIVSMRSVIASQKFQKSEMYLPIAFGKTISNETFVVDLAKMPHLLMAGATGQGKSVGLNAVLTSLLYKKHPAEVKFVLVDPKKVELTLFNKIERHYLAKLPDSEEAIITDNTKVINTLNSLCIEMDNRYEMLKNAFCRNIAEYNTKFKARKLNPNDGHAFLPYIVLVVDEFADLIMTAGKEVETPIARLAQLARAIGIHLIVATQRPSVNVITGIIKANFPARIAFRVTSKIDSRTILDGSGADQLIGRGDMLYTQGNELIRIQCAFVDTPEVEKITEFIGSQKAYPDAHLLPEYVGEEGGTNLDVDISDRDKLFRDAAELIVTAQQGSASLLQRKLKLGYNRAGRIIDQLEAAGIVGNFEGSKARQVLVPDLVSLDQLLENEQQ; encoded by the coding sequence ATGGCAAAAAAAACTACAAAAAAGAAAACAACCACTAAAGCAACATCAAAGGCTAAAACAAAAACGACCTTTAAAAAGCCTTCGTTGAAGTTATCTAATCAGCAAAAACTGATTTTTGGTAGTTTCCTTATTATTATAGGAGTGCTTCTCTTTATTTCATTCTTATCCTTTGTATTTACAGGAAAAGAAGACCAAAGTGTGCTTCAAAACTTCCCAGAACGTTCCACTGAATATAAAAATTGGGCGAGTCAGCTAGGTGCATGGGTTAGTGAATTTTTTATTACTAAAGGATTTGGTTTACCATCCTTTATTTTTGCAGGTTTGTTTTTTCTTTCAGGCGTTTATGTAACATTAAATTTAACAAAAGCAAAGCTTAGAAAACATTGGATTTGGGGTACACTTATCGTTGTGTGGCTTTCTATTCTATTTGGCTTCTTTACGCATAAATACGACTTTCTAGGAGGTGTTATTGGTTTTGAAATGAATCAATTCATTCAAGATTATATTGGTAAAATAGGAACTATACTATTATTAGTATTTGGGCTTATCACCTATTTAGCCATTAGGTTTAAAGTTACTGGAGAAAGTATTGTAAACAGTTTTAAACGCGCAAAGAGTTCTATTAAAGATGATTTACAATCCGATAAAACAACTACAGAACCGACACCCATTTTTGACAATAGTTTAACCGAAGAAGCGGAAGCTATTAAGTCTGTTTTGGACATTCCTGTAAAAAAGGCAGAACCTACTATTAATAAACATTCAAAACCAGAACCTGAAGTTAAGAAGGATTCTAAAGTTGAAGGGTTAACGATGGAAGTGACGGAAAAACCAAAAGAAGAGACTATTGAAGTCCCAGAATTAAAAATAGAAGTCGAAACGGTTGAAGAAGAAAAATCAGAATCTGATAATTTAGCCGATAAATTAGTTGAAGATTTTGGACAGTTTGATCCTACTCTAGAATTAGGAAAATATCAATTTCCAACTTTAGATTTACTAAAAAAATACGACAACGAAGGGATTTCTATAGATCAGGACGAGCTAGAAGAAAATAAAAATAGAATTGTTGAAACCTTAAACAATTATAAAATTGGTATTGCAAGTATAAAAGCAACTATAGGTCCAACAGTTACCCTTTATGAAATAGTACCAGATGCAGGAATCCGTATTTCAAAAATTAAGAATTTAGAAGATGATATCGCCTTATCACTTTCAGCATTAGGTATTCGTATTATTGCACCTATTCCTGGAAAAGGTACGATTGGTATTGAGGTTCCGAATAAGAATTCGACTATTGTATCCATGCGTTCCGTTATTGCATCACAGAAATTTCAAAAATCTGAAATGTATTTACCTATTGCCTTTGGTAAAACAATTAGTAACGAAACCTTTGTTGTGGATTTAGCTAAAATGCCACATTTACTTATGGCTGGTGCTACAGGACAAGGTAAATCCGTTGGTTTAAATGCGGTATTAACATCCTTGTTATATAAAAAGCATCCGGCTGAAGTAAAATTTGTACTCGTTGATCCTAAAAAAGTAGAATTAACACTTTTCAATAAAATTGAACGTCATTATTTAGCAAAACTTCCAGATAGTGAAGAAGCGATAATCACAGATAACACCAAAGTTATAAACACATTAAACTCACTTTGTATTGAAATGGATAACCGATACGAAATGCTAAAAAATGCATTTTGTAGGAATATCGCAGAATACAATACCAAGTTTAAAGCCAGAAAATTAAACCCAAATGACGGTCATGCCTTTTTACCATACATTGTTTTAGTTGTAGATGAATTTGCCGATTTAATTATGACGGCTGGTAAAGAAGTAGAAACACCTATTGCTAGGCTAGCCCAATTAGCACGGGCAATTGGTATACATTTAATTGTAGCAACACAACGTCCTTCTGTCAATGTAATTACAGGAATTATTAAAGCCAATTTCCCTGCTCGTATTGCTTTTAGAGTAACGAGTAAAATAGATTCACGAACTATTTTAGATGGTTCTGGTGCCGATCAATTAATTGGTCGTGGAGATATGTTATATACACAAGGGAATGAATTAATCCGAATTCAGTGTGCTTTTGTAGATACTCCAGAAGTAGAAAAAATCACCGAATTTATAGGTTCGCAAAAAGCATATCCTGATGCGCATTTACTGCCAGAGTATGTTGGTGAAGAAGGTGGCACAAATCTTGATGTTGATATATCAGATAGAGATAAATTATTTAGAGATGCCGCAGAACTTATTGTAACAGCACAACAAGGATCGGCTTCTTTATTACAACGAAAACTAAAATTAGGTTACAACAGAGCTGGCCGAATTATTGACCAACTCGAGGCTGCAGGAATTGTAGGTAATTTTGAAGGTAGTAAAGCACGCCAAGTTTTAGTACCCGATTTAGTTTCTCTAGATCAGTTGTTAGAAAATGAACAACAATAA